Proteins co-encoded in one Lineus longissimus chromosome 11, tnLinLong1.2, whole genome shotgun sequence genomic window:
- the LOC135496105 gene encoding uncharacterized protein LOC135496105, with protein sequence MSSYCCRMYRVAVLVLVVACIKAQVIYHEERDEEGSGKEENECQEEGGQCRRPWACLRDEKLQINFGLSEECHGISVCCVPEAKNECEEEGGQCKRAKTCIRDTRGKIDIELSQECPGRSVCCVKKAPEKSKCEKKGGECKGAMRCQFHDDARINYGLSEDCPGVKVCCVPRKNACEREYGHCRGARSCVRGAQGQVALGLSLDCPGNTVCCVNMRRG encoded by the exons ATGTCTTCATACTGCTGCAGGATGTATCGTGTTGCGGTCCTTGTACTTGTTGTGGCCTGTATCAAGGCCCAAGTTATATATCACGAAGAAAGG gATGAAGAAGGCTCTGGGAAAGAAG AGAACGAATGCCAGGAAGAAGGTGGTCAATGTCGGAGACCATGGGCATGTCTGAGGGATGAAAAGCTGCAGATTAACTTCGGACTGTCAGAGGAATGTCATGGGATATCAGTCTGTTGCGTACCGGAAG CTAAGAACGAATGTGAAGAGGAAGGAGGACAGTGCAAGAGAGCAAAGACTTGTATCAGGGACACCCGAGGCAAGATTGATATTGAGCTTTCGCAGGAATGCCCAGGAAGATCGGTGTGCTGCGTCAAGAAGGCTC CTGAGAAAAGCAAGTGTGAGAAAAAAGGCGGTGAATGCAAAGGAGCAATGAGATGTCAATTTCATGATGATGCGAGAATCAACTACGGTCTTTCAGAAGACTGCCCCGGTGTGAAAGTGTGTTGCGTTC CAAGAAAGAATGCATGTGAGAGGGAGTACGGTCATTGTCGCGGGGCACGAAGTTGTGTGAGAGGTGCCCAAGGCCAGGTCGCATTAGGATTGTCACTAGACTGTCCTGGAAATACAGTTTGTTgcgtca ATATGAGACGAGGATAG
- the LOC135496053 gene encoding uncharacterized protein LOC135496053, with protein MAMLILSVVLVLIAQCRPESVNSYTNVSNPKHHYLISHFMRYQSDAKTWQAAKEFCPTVGDEFVLMNQYSPWTAKVMWEEEVPAGVDKIWSSIECNYYKRNDQSTYPDELCNSVRPFVCVKTTRVEVPVKDFS; from the exons ATGGCAATGTTAATACTTTCTGTTG ttctggtCCTTATTGCCCAGTGTCGCCCTG AATCGGTGAACTCCTACACCAACGTATCGAATCCGAAGCACCACTATCTAATCTCTCATTTCATGAGGTACCAGAGCGATGCAAAGACGTGGCAGGCAGCTAAGGAGTTCTGCCCTACAGTCGGCGATGAGTTCGTCCTTATGAATCAATACTCGCCGTGGACTGCCAAGGTCATGTGGGAAGAAGAAGT ACCTGCTGGTGTGGATAAGATTTGGTCCTCCATTGAATGCAACTATTACAAAAGGAATGATCAGTCTACCTACCCAGATGAGCTGTGCAATTCCGTTAGACCGTTCGTCTGTGTGAAGACAACCCGTGTTGAAGTGCCTGTTAAAGACTTCAGTTAA
- the LOC135495948 gene encoding uncharacterized protein LOC135495948, producing the protein MAMLILSLVLVLIAQCRPETVDSYTNISNPEHHYLISHIMRYQSDAKTWQAAKDFCPTVGDEFVLMDQYWPWTAKVMWEEEVPAGVDKIWARNECTYYKRNDQSTYPDELCNSVRPFVCVKTTHVEVPV; encoded by the exons ATGGCAATGTTAATACTTTCTCTTG ttctggtCCTTATTGCCCAGTGTCGCCCTG AAACTGTGGACTCCTACACCAACATATCGAATCCGGAGCACCACTATCTAATCTCTCATATCATGAGGTACCAGAGCGATGCAAAGACGTGGCAGGCAGCTAAGGATTTCTGCCCTACAGTCGGCGATGAGTTTGTCCTAATGGATCAATACTGGCCGTGGACTGCCAAGGTCATGTGGGAAGAAGAAGT ACCTGCTGGTGTGGATAAGATTTGGGCCCGCAATGAATGCACCTATTACAAAAGGAATGATCAGTCTACCTACCCAGATGAGCTGTGCAATTCCGTTAGACCGTTCGTCTGTGTGAAGACAACCCATGTTGAAGTGCCTGTTTAA
- the LOC135496343 gene encoding uncharacterized protein LOC135496343 has translation MAILILSVVLVLIAQCRPETVDSYTDASNPEHHYLISHIMRYQSDAKTWQAAKEFCPTVGDKFVLMNQYWPWTAKVMWEEEVPAGVDKIWARIECNYYKRNDHSTYPDELCNSVRPFVCVKTTRVEVPVKDFS, from the exons ATGGCAATATTGATACTTTCTGTTG ttctggtCCTTATTGCCCAGTGTCGCCCTG AAACTGTGGACTCCTACACCGACGCATCTAATCCGGAGCACCACTATCTAATCTCTCATATCATGAGGTACCAGAGCGATGCAAAGACGTGGCAGGCAGCTAAGGAGTTCTGCCCTACAGTCGGCGATAAGTTCGTCCTAATGAATCAATACTGGCCGTGGACTGCCAAGGTCATGTGGGAAGAAGAAGT ACCTGCTGGTGTGGATAAGATTTGGGCCCGCATTGAATGCAACTATTACAAAAGGAATGATCATTCTACCTACCCAGATGAGCTGTGCAATTCCGTTAGACCGTTCGTCTGTGTGAAGACAACCCGTGTTGAAGTGCCTGTTAAAGACTTCAGTTAA
- the LOC135496319 gene encoding uncharacterized protein LOC135496319, with translation MAMLILSVVLVLIAQCRPESVNSYTNISNPKHHYLISHFMRYQSDAKTWQAAKEFCPTVGDEFVLMDQYSPWTAKVMWEEEVPAGVDKIWARNECTYYKRNDQATYPDELCNSVRPFVCVKTTRVEVPVKDFS, from the exons ATGGCAATGTTAATACTTTCTGTTG ttctggtCCTTATTGCCCAGTGTCGCCCTG AATCGGTGAACTCCTACACCAATATATCGAATCCGAAGCACCACTATCTAATCTCTCATTTCATGAGGTACCAGAGCGATGCAAAGACGTGGCAGGCAGCTAAGGAGTTCTGCCCTACAGTCGGCGATGAGTTTGTCCTAATGGATCAATACTCGCCGTGGACTGCCAAGGTCATGTGGGAAGAAGAAGT ACCTGCTGGTGTGGATAAGATTTGGGCCCGCAATGAATGCACCTATTACAAAAGGAATGATCAGGCTACCTACCCAGATGAGCTGTGCAATTCCGTTAGACCGTTCGTCTGTGTGAAGACAACCCGTGTTGAAGTGCCTGTTAAAGACTTCAGTTAA
- the LOC135495998 gene encoding uncharacterized protein LOC135495998 isoform X1 → MYRVAVLVLVVACIKAQVIYHEERDEEGSGKEENECQEEGGQCRRPWACLRDEKLQIDFGLSEECHGISVCCVPEAKNECEEEGGQCKRAKTCIRDTRGKIDIELSQECPGRSVCCVKKAPEKSKCEKKGGECKGAMRCQFHDDARINYGLSEDCPGVKVCCVPRKNACEREYGHCRGARSCVRGAQGQVALGLSLDCPGDTVCCVNMRRG, encoded by the exons ATGTATCGTGTTGCGGTCCTTGTACTTGTTGTGGCCTGTATCAAGGCCCAAGTTATATATCACGAAGAAAGG gATGAAGAAGGCTCTGGGAAAGAAG AGAACGAATGCCAGGAAGAAGGTGGTCAATGTCGGAGACCATGGGCATGTCTGAGGGATGAAAAGCTGCAGATTGACTTCGGACTGTCAGAGGAATGTCATGGGATATCAGTCTGTTGCGTACCGGAAG CTAAGAACGAATGTGAAGAGGAAGGAGGACAGTGCAAGAGAGCAAAGACTTGTATCAGGGACACCCGAGGCAAGATTGATATTGAGCTTTCGCAAGAATGCCCAGGAAGATCGGTGTGCTGCGTCAAGAAGGCTC CTGAGAAAAGCAAGTGTGAGAAAAAAGGCGGTGAATGCAAAGGAGCAATGAGATGTCAATTTCATGATGATGCGAGAATCAACTACGGTCTTTCAGAAGACTGCCCCGGTGTGAAAGTCTGTTGCGTTC CAAGAAAGAATGCATGTGAGAGGGAATACGGTCATTGTCGCGGGGCACGAAGCTGTGTGAGAGGTGCCCAAGGCCAGGTCGCATTAGGATTGTCACTGGACTGTCCTGGAGATACAGTTTGTTgcgtca ATATGAGACGAGGATAG
- the LOC135495998 gene encoding uncharacterized protein LOC135495998 isoform X2, translating to MYRVAVLVLVVACIKAQVIYHEERDEEGSGKEENECQEEGGQCRRPWACLRDEKLQIDFGLSEECHGISVCCVPEAKNECEEEGGQCKRAKTCIRDTRGKIDIELSQECPGRSVCCVKKAPEKSKCEKKGGECKGAMRCQFHDDARINYGLSEDCPGVKVCCVHMRRG from the exons ATGTATCGTGTTGCGGTCCTTGTACTTGTTGTGGCCTGTATCAAGGCCCAAGTTATATATCACGAAGAAAGG gATGAAGAAGGCTCTGGGAAAGAAG AGAACGAATGCCAGGAAGAAGGTGGTCAATGTCGGAGACCATGGGCATGTCTGAGGGATGAAAAGCTGCAGATTGACTTCGGACTGTCAGAGGAATGTCATGGGATATCAGTCTGTTGCGTACCGGAAG CTAAGAACGAATGTGAAGAGGAAGGAGGACAGTGCAAGAGAGCAAAGACTTGTATCAGGGACACCCGAGGCAAGATTGATATTGAGCTTTCGCAAGAATGCCCAGGAAGATCGGTGTGCTGCGTCAAGAAGGCTC CTGAGAAAAGCAAGTGTGAGAAAAAAGGCGGTGAATGCAAAGGAGCAATGAGATGTCAATTTCATGATGATGCGAGAATCAACTACGGTCTTTCAGAAGACTGCCCCGGTGTGAAAGTCTGTTGCGTTC ATATGAGACGAGGATAG